The proteins below come from a single Nostoc sp. KVJ3 genomic window:
- a CDS encoding acetate--CoA ligase family protein: MVLQKSSDLVRVNARRTDVFDIFNFKHYIGPNPYLDTGALVFDFALIDSREPLPIEEYIARIGTDVERLVNGHRYPNLGSQSYDSHAHLFAQVVSEVGKLDMDLHLNRWSVKPYPDFIRISVQSLHERTTREVVYFVWDWFEAITQDEDFNFDEQLVRLQNKFRASVYGGPTVYALLRTAYEKGIPAFYLWEEGLMQYGFGKKHVRGVATTFNCDSHLDSEFTTRKDDCKAFLKTLGFPVPEGDIVFSEKEALAAARQIGYPVAVKPVVGHKGIGVTADVQDSKELESAYNRALAAIPEDQLTRIIVEKSISGSDFRLLCVNGRFVAATERRPASVVGDGYLTLAELIRLENRKPARLDTPTSPMSKIQIDEAMELYLEEQRLSLDSVIEKGRTVYLRKVANLSSGGMSIDATKTVHPDNIILAQDIAQHFQLTCLGIDVITKSLAESWKSSNFAILEINAAPGVLMHLKPSEGESVDVPSHILETFFESGTDARIPIITFNKISVEELQATIDHILLQHPDWTIGAVCRDGVFVNRSKKVLSKNYNSNVQTLLRHPKLDLLIAEYAEEILDEQGMFYQNSNIVVLDNPTETEMILARDVFDGSTVVTKKGNGISVRRKGLIEDYTLAEDEPFTRVYLKETGTIL; the protein is encoded by the coding sequence ATGGTTCTACAAAAAAGCAGTGATTTAGTCCGCGTTAATGCTAGAAGAACGGATGTATTCGATATTTTCAACTTCAAGCATTATATTGGGCCCAACCCCTATTTAGATACAGGGGCACTAGTCTTTGATTTTGCTCTAATTGACTCTAGAGAGCCTTTGCCCATTGAAGAGTACATTGCAAGGATTGGCACAGACGTAGAGCGCCTTGTCAATGGACATCGCTATCCAAATTTGGGCAGCCAAAGCTACGATTCCCATGCCCATCTTTTTGCTCAAGTTGTGTCTGAAGTCGGAAAGCTTGATATGGATTTGCACCTTAACCGTTGGAGTGTTAAACCATATCCAGATTTCATCCGAATTAGTGTCCAATCATTACATGAACGCACAACTAGAGAGGTAGTTTATTTTGTCTGGGATTGGTTTGAAGCCATTACCCAAGACGAAGACTTTAACTTTGATGAGCAGCTAGTGAGGCTGCAAAATAAATTCCGTGCATCTGTCTATGGTGGCCCTACAGTTTACGCCCTATTGCGAACAGCCTACGAAAAAGGTATTCCCGCCTTTTATTTGTGGGAAGAAGGATTAATGCAATACGGCTTTGGAAAAAAACACGTCCGGGGAGTAGCAACAACATTTAACTGTGATAGTCATTTAGATTCGGAGTTTACTACCCGTAAAGATGACTGCAAGGCATTTTTAAAAACCTTGGGTTTCCCGGTGCCTGAAGGCGATATCGTCTTTTCTGAAAAGGAAGCCTTGGCAGCAGCAAGACAAATTGGCTACCCAGTGGCAGTTAAGCCAGTAGTAGGTCACAAAGGAATTGGTGTTACGGCTGACGTACAAGACTCCAAAGAACTGGAATCTGCTTATAATAGGGCATTAGCAGCGATTCCTGAAGATCAATTAACTCGGATAATTGTTGAGAAAAGTATTTCCGGATCGGATTTTCGGTTGTTGTGTGTCAATGGCAGATTTGTCGCCGCCACAGAACGCCGTCCAGCATCGGTTGTTGGTGATGGCTACTTAACGCTTGCAGAATTAATCCGCCTAGAGAATCGCAAACCTGCACGTTTAGACACGCCTACCTCACCCATGAGTAAAATTCAGATTGATGAAGCGATGGAACTCTACCTAGAGGAACAGCGCCTATCATTAGACAGCGTGATTGAGAAAGGACGCACTGTTTATCTGCGTAAAGTTGCCAATCTTTCCTCTGGGGGTATGAGTATCGATGCAACCAAGACAGTTCACCCTGACAATATTATTTTGGCGCAAGATATTGCCCAACACTTCCAACTGACTTGTTTAGGGATTGATGTCATTACCAAAAGTCTTGCAGAATCGTGGAAATCGAGTAACTTCGCTATTCTAGAAATCAACGCTGCACCGGGAGTTTTAATGCATCTTAAACCTTCTGAAGGTGAAAGCGTTGATGTACCTTCGCATATTCTAGAAACATTTTTTGAGTCGGGTACAGATGCTAGGATACCGATTATTACCTTTAATAAAATCTCAGTTGAGGAACTGCAAGCAACAATTGACCATATCCTTTTGCAACATCCCGACTGGACAATAGGTGCTGTTTGTCGTGATGGAGTTTTTGTGAATCGCTCGAAAAAAGTATTAAGCAAAAATTACAACAGCAATGTCCAAACTTTGCTACGTCATCCCAAACTTGATTTGCTGATTGCTGAGTATGCAGAAGAAATCTTAGATGAACAGGGGATGTTTTACCAGAATAGTAATATCGTAGTTTTGGATAATCCCACTGAAACTGAGATGATACTGGCACGGGATGTCTTTGATGGTTCTACTGTGGTGACTAAAAAAGGTAACGGTATTTCTGTCCGTCGCAAAGGTTTGATTGAAGATTATACTTTGGCTGAAGATGAACCATTTACACGGGTTTATTTGAAGGAAACTGGAACAATTTTGTGA
- a CDS encoding cyanophycinase, giving the protein MVEGNSKRQLVIIGGAEDKEGDSQILRDFVRRAGGTKAYIVIMTAATELPREVGENYIRVFERLGAENVRILDTETREDASSSTALEAISKATGVFFTGGDQARITTILKDTEIDTAIHKRFAEGVVIAGTSAGAAVMPDKMIVEGDSQTHPRIETVEMGPGLGFLPGVVIDQHFSQRGRLGRLISALILEPAVLGFGIDENTAMVVTDNQVEVIGEGAVTIVDESEATYNNMGEILKDESLAIFGAKLHILPHGFKFDLKTRQPIVNNGSVANVSVPVG; this is encoded by the coding sequence ATGGTGGAAGGTAATTCCAAACGGCAATTGGTAATTATTGGCGGAGCTGAAGATAAGGAAGGAGATTCCCAAATTCTGCGGGACTTTGTGCGACGCGCTGGCGGTACGAAAGCGTATATTGTCATTATGACGGCGGCGACAGAATTACCAAGAGAAGTGGGAGAAAATTATATTAGAGTTTTTGAGCGTCTGGGAGCCGAGAATGTTCGCATTCTTGATACAGAAACCCGTGAAGATGCATCTTCATCCACCGCATTAGAAGCAATCAGTAAAGCAACTGGAGTATTTTTCACTGGGGGAGATCAAGCTCGCATCACTACTATCCTTAAGGACACCGAAATCGATACGGCGATTCATAAACGGTTCGCTGAAGGTGTAGTTATCGCCGGCACAAGCGCTGGAGCTGCCGTGATGCCAGATAAAATGATCGTGGAAGGTGATTCGCAGACACATCCTCGAATTGAAACTGTAGAAATGGGCCCCGGTTTAGGCTTTTTGCCAGGCGTGGTAATTGACCAGCATTTTTCCCAGCGTGGACGCTTGGGACGATTAATTTCCGCTTTAATACTAGAACCTGCTGTTTTAGGATTCGGTATTGACGAGAATACCGCTATGGTCGTAACAGATAATCAAGTTGAAGTGATTGGTGAAGGTGCGGTTACGATTGTTGATGAATCAGAGGCTACGTACAATAATATGGGCGAAATTTTGAAGGATGAGTCTTTGGCAATTTTCGGGGCAAAGCTTCATATTTTGCCACATGGCTTCAAATTTGATTTGAAAACTCGCCAACCAATCGTAAATAATGGCTCTGTGGCAAATGTCTCTGTACCTGTTGGTTAA
- a CDS encoding adenylate/guanylate cyclase domain-containing protein: MSVYQGSYGETTDLVIGVHNQENLELQTNSAPVGALATRKGNFSTFLAPLTQDTFKQVVQDVEQKLQIVHQTLSMLDSQGFETLLQEMLHSITLKTGELLGADRTTIFLLDEEKQELWSILAEGEGDRSLEIRIPADKGIAGEVATFKQVINIPFDFYNDPRSHFAQEQEKRTGYRTYTMLALPLLNEHGQLVAVVQLLNKLKSGNNHAAPLAERVDTKGFLSCDEQLFQEFAPSIRLILESSRSFYVATQKQRAVAALMKAIKSLSQSSLDLEDTLKRVMDEAKELMNADRSTLWLIDHDRHELWTKITQDDGSTKELRVPVGKGFAGIVAASGKKLNIAFDLYDDPDSETAQGLDQQNGYRTCSLLCMPVFNADQQLIGVTQLVNKKKTGDFPAYNPVDWPKAPDCFQASFDRNDEEFMEAFNIQAGVALQNAQLFATVKQQEQMQRDILRSLSNGVVSTDKAGLIIAANESAKRLLGLELEDRLEGKLVTDAIAIKEGDFSKWYQDALHAVDLRDRQQYYPDRTLVTSGTEKHSINLSINTIADASDQEQVRGALVVMEDISDEKRLKSTMYRYMTQELAEELLKLDDAKLGGDRKEVSILFSDIRGYTTLTENLEAEEVVSMLNEYFESMVEAVFKHKGTLDKYIGDAIMAVFGSPLPLQEHAWMAVQTSLEMRHRLHEFNQRRYVDDKPRIKIGIGINSDTVISGNIGSSKRMEFTAIGDGVNLGSRLESVSKQYGCDIIISHNTFKPCEDNIWARELDYIRVKGRNEPVAIYELLGLRSNPIESEKLQVIEHYHKGREYYLSRQFSRARAEFAKVLTADNQDKAAMLHLLRCQHWLQSPPTDSDWDAGVWTFQEK, from the coding sequence ATGTCAGTGTATCAAGGAAGTTATGGGGAAACCACCGATTTGGTGATTGGTGTTCACAACCAAGAAAACCTCGAATTACAAACAAATTCTGCTCCTGTGGGCGCTCTGGCCACAAGAAAAGGAAATTTTTCTACCTTTCTTGCTCCCCTGACTCAGGATACTTTTAAGCAGGTCGTTCAGGATGTTGAGCAAAAATTACAGATTGTCCATCAAACCCTATCAATGCTGGATTCTCAGGGGTTTGAAACTCTTCTGCAAGAAATGTTGCATTCGATTACCTTAAAAACCGGGGAATTACTAGGGGCAGACCGGACAACGATATTTTTATTGGACGAAGAAAAACAAGAACTTTGGTCTATTTTAGCTGAGGGGGAAGGCGATCGCTCTTTAGAAATTCGCATCCCTGCCGATAAAGGGATTGCTGGGGAAGTTGCTACTTTTAAACAAGTTATCAATATTCCTTTTGATTTTTATAACGATCCGCGATCGCATTTTGCCCAAGAACAAGAAAAAAGAACTGGCTACCGCACCTACACCATGCTGGCTTTGCCACTGTTAAATGAACATGGGCAATTAGTCGCAGTAGTCCAATTACTGAATAAATTAAAATCTGGCAATAATCACGCCGCTCCCCTTGCAGAGCGCGTTGATACTAAAGGTTTTCTCTCTTGTGACGAACAATTATTTCAAGAATTTGCCCCTTCAATTCGCCTAATTTTAGAATCTTCGCGCTCTTTTTATGTCGCCACCCAAAAACAAAGAGCAGTGGCGGCGCTAATGAAGGCCATCAAGTCCCTCTCTCAAAGCAGTCTCGACTTAGAAGACACCCTGAAGCGGGTGATGGATGAAGCCAAGGAACTGATGAATGCCGATCGCAGTACCCTATGGTTAATAGACCATGATCGCCATGAATTATGGACGAAAATTACTCAAGATGATGGGTCAACGAAAGAGTTGCGAGTTCCAGTAGGTAAAGGCTTTGCGGGTATAGTAGCGGCTTCTGGCAAGAAACTAAATATTGCCTTTGATTTGTACGACGATCCTGACTCAGAGACAGCCCAAGGACTAGACCAACAAAACGGCTATCGCACTTGTAGCTTACTTTGTATGCCAGTATTCAACGCCGATCAACAACTGATTGGCGTTACCCAACTCGTAAATAAAAAGAAAACTGGTGATTTTCCAGCTTATAATCCAGTTGATTGGCCCAAAGCTCCCGACTGCTTCCAAGCTAGCTTTGACCGCAACGATGAAGAGTTCATGGAAGCCTTTAATATTCAAGCAGGAGTGGCGCTGCAAAATGCTCAGTTGTTTGCCACAGTCAAACAACAAGAACAAATGCAACGAGATATTCTGCGTAGTCTTTCTAATGGAGTGGTTTCCACTGATAAAGCTGGATTAATTATCGCCGCCAATGAAAGCGCCAAGCGTCTGCTAGGGCTGGAATTAGAAGACCGTTTAGAAGGTAAATTAGTTACTGATGCGATCGCCATCAAAGAAGGTGACTTTAGCAAGTGGTATCAAGATGCTTTACATGCAGTTGACTTAAGAGACCGCCAGCAATATTACCCCGATCGCACACTCGTAACTTCTGGTACAGAAAAGCACAGTATTAATTTATCCATTAACACAATTGCCGATGCTAGCGACCAAGAGCAAGTGCGGGGGGCGCTGGTGGTGATGGAAGACATCAGTGATGAAAAGCGGCTCAAGAGTACCATGTACCGCTACATGACCCAGGAATTAGCCGAAGAATTGCTGAAATTGGATGATGCTAAACTAGGAGGCGATCGCAAAGAAGTTTCAATTTTATTTTCGGATATTCGCGGCTACACCACTTTGACGGAAAACTTAGAAGCAGAAGAAGTGGTAAGTATGCTCAATGAATATTTTGAATCAATGGTGGAGGCAGTCTTTAAACATAAAGGCACTCTTGATAAATACATCGGCGATGCAATCATGGCTGTGTTTGGTTCTCCCCTACCATTGCAAGAACACGCTTGGATGGCAGTGCAAACATCCTTAGAAATGCGCCATCGTCTGCACGAATTTAATCAACGTCGCTATGTAGATGATAAGCCCAGAATTAAAATCGGCATTGGCATCAACTCCGATACTGTCATTAGTGGGAATATTGGCTCTAGTAAACGGATGGAATTTACCGCCATTGGCGATGGCGTTAATCTTGGCTCCCGATTAGAAAGTGTCAGTAAACAATATGGCTGCGATATTATTATTAGCCATAACACTTTTAAACCATGCGAAGATAATATTTGGGCAAGGGAACTAGATTATATTCGTGTCAAGGGCAGAAATGAGCCAGTAGCAATATATGAATTACTGGGTTTGCGTTCCAATCCCATTGAAAGCGAAAAATTGCAAGTAATTGAGCATTATCACAAAGGACGCGAATATTATCTCAGTCGGCAGTTTTCTCGTGCTAGAGCCGAGTTTGCCAAAGTTTTGACAGCTGATAACCAAGACAAAGCTGCGATGTTGCATCTGTTGCGTTGTCAGCATTGGTTACAATCACCCCCAACAGATTCTGATTGGGATGCAGGAGTCTGGACATTTCAAGAAAAATAG
- a CDS encoding phosphoribosyltransferase, whose product MSHTPLFADRTHAGELLARVIHDVLTQQTIASGIKPVPIVYALPRGGVPVAAPIAHLLDCPLTIVVAKKISHPENPELAIGAVTTSGNVLWSDQKLFRTKHEARLREVALNKAINQAKSLEAQLILACPQVNAENATLILVDDGIATGMTIAVAATAMKALSPAAVWLCTPVAPQKLLPWLEQWGDRTIVLETPEPFWSVSNFYAQFPQVDTLEVLRYLQEQTTTGGIDLCE is encoded by the coding sequence ATGTCACATACCCCGCTTTTTGCCGATCGCACCCATGCGGGTGAGTTATTGGCGCGAGTGATTCATGATGTTTTGACTCAGCAAACAATTGCTTCTGGAATAAAACCTGTACCAATCGTTTATGCTTTGCCAAGAGGGGGTGTACCAGTAGCAGCACCAATCGCACATCTTTTGGATTGTCCCTTGACAATCGTCGTGGCGAAAAAGATTAGCCATCCAGAAAACCCAGAGTTAGCAATTGGTGCAGTAACTACTTCGGGAAATGTTCTTTGGAGCGATCAAAAGCTATTTCGGACTAAACATGAGGCGCGATTGCGGGAAGTGGCTTTAAATAAAGCTATTAACCAAGCGAAGTCTCTTGAAGCTCAATTAATTCTTGCTTGTCCGCAAGTGAATGCCGAGAATGCTACGCTTATTTTAGTTGATGATGGCATTGCTACAGGTATGACAATAGCAGTTGCTGCTACTGCTATGAAAGCGCTTTCGCCAGCAGCAGTTTGGTTATGTACTCCCGTAGCACCACAAAAATTGCTACCTTGGTTAGAACAGTGGGGCGATCGCACCATTGTCTTAGAAACACCAGAACCTTTCTGGAGTGTGAGTAATTTTTACGCCCAATTTCCCCAAGTAGATACATTAGAAGTTCTCCGATATCTCCAGGAACAAACAACAACGGGCGGAATTGATCTGTGCGAGTAA
- a CDS encoding uracil-DNA glycosylase, with amino-acid sequence MSSETQLSLFGDSTFNQRELIPTDAKIAIAPGTYATITELTQHCNSCHRCPLGDTRTHAVVGRGNLKAPIMVIGEAPGQNEDETGLPFVGRSGQLLEKILASVHLTTEQDVYIANINKCRPPDNRVPTPTEVAACLPYLLEQIRLVDPKIILLTGATAVKGITGDKRGITKIRGQWLEWEGRLCMPIFHPSYLLRNPSKEKGAPKWLMWQDIQAVRAKLDEIQNNS; translated from the coding sequence ATGAGCAGCGAAACCCAACTCAGCCTCTTCGGCGACTCAACCTTTAATCAACGAGAACTAATTCCCACAGACGCGAAAATTGCGATCGCTCCGGGAACTTATGCCACCATAACGGAGTTGACACAGCATTGCAATAGTTGCCACCGTTGTCCATTGGGAGACACTCGCACCCATGCTGTTGTCGGACGCGGTAATCTCAAAGCACCAATTATGGTTATAGGGGAAGCACCTGGTCAAAATGAAGACGAAACCGGCTTACCATTTGTAGGCAGATCGGGGCAGTTGCTAGAGAAAATTTTGGCATCTGTGCATCTGACTACTGAACAGGATGTATATATTGCCAATATTAATAAATGTCGCCCACCAGATAATAGAGTTCCCACTCCAACAGAAGTGGCGGCTTGTCTACCCTACTTACTAGAACAAATTCGCCTAGTTGACCCCAAAATAATCCTGTTAACAGGTGCAACTGCTGTTAAAGGCATCACTGGCGATAAGCGAGGGATTACGAAAATTCGCGGACAGTGGCTGGAGTGGGAAGGGCGTTTATGTATGCCAATTTTTCATCCTTCCTATTTGCTGCGTAATCCTTCTAAAGAAAAAGGTGCGCCTAAATGGTTGATGTGGCAGGATATTCAGGCTGTGCGGGCTAAGTTAGACGAAATTCAAAATAATAGCTAA
- a CDS encoding tetratricopeptide repeat protein, translated as MSKDEWDKRLKNTVPLQLPITYLKPVKRNTITHEFDPGSQAEIIPPQESDDNLSEASKLLRQGIQQQQAGELIAALKSLQQSLGLFQAVGDLQKQAQVFSFLGLVSYSAGDYKGAISYSQECLSLVNNIPDLALQMQALSHLGNSYRHLNDHNKAIEFLEKCLQITQQLQDKRSQVAALNNLGLVYKASGNFTQAIEYQQQSLEIVRELKDNWGEEQVLKNLGNAWYALDNYPKAIAYYEQCVVLARSLKNVRSASQVLKNLGNACYALGDYTKAIKYYEDRLQLAKEIQDKRSEEQSLGSLGVACEALGDYNKAITYYEERLLLARNIKDRRSEEQALASLRVACYALGDYAKAMQYQ; from the coding sequence ATGTCTAAAGATGAATGGGATAAGAGATTGAAAAATACAGTTCCCCTGCAATTACCCATAACATACTTAAAACCAGTGAAGCGTAATACAATTACCCATGAATTTGACCCTGGTTCACAAGCAGAAATAATACCTCCACAGGAAAGTGACGACAATTTATCGGAAGCGTCTAAGCTATTACGGCAAGGAATTCAACAGCAGCAAGCTGGTGAATTAATAGCGGCGCTGAAGTCCTTACAACAATCCTTGGGGCTGTTTCAGGCTGTTGGGGATTTGCAAAAACAGGCACAGGTATTTTCTTTTTTAGGATTGGTAAGTTACAGTGCTGGTGATTATAAGGGCGCTATCTCCTACTCTCAAGAGTGTTTGTCTTTGGTCAACAACATCCCAGATTTAGCATTGCAAATGCAAGCACTTTCTCATTTAGGTAATTCGTACCGTCACCTGAATGACCATAACAAGGCTATTGAGTTTCTGGAAAAGTGTTTGCAAATAACCCAACAGCTACAAGACAAACGCAGTCAAGTGGCAGCACTAAATAATTTGGGATTGGTTTATAAAGCTTCGGGGAACTTTACACAGGCTATTGAGTATCAGCAGCAAAGCCTAGAGATTGTGCGGGAACTCAAAGATAATTGGGGGGAAGAACAGGTACTCAAAAATTTGGGTAATGCTTGGTATGCTTTGGACAATTACCCAAAAGCGATCGCTTATTATGAGCAGTGTGTAGTACTAGCACGCTCCTTAAAAAATGTTCGCAGTGCTTCTCAGGTGCTAAAGAATCTCGGTAATGCTTGTTATGCTTTAGGTGATTATACTAAAGCCATTAAGTATTATGAAGATCGGTTACAGTTAGCCAAAGAAATTCAAGACAAGCGTAGCGAAGAACAGTCTTTAGGTAGTTTAGGAGTTGCTTGTGAAGCTTTGGGTGACTATAACAAAGCAATTACATATTATGAAGAACGTTTGCTGTTAGCTAGGAATATCAAAGACCGTCGCAGTGAAGAACAAGCTCTTGCTAGTCTGAGAGTAGCTTGCTATGCCTTGGGTGATTATGCTAAAGCTATGCAATACCAATAA
- a CDS encoding rRNA large subunit pseudouridine synthase E has translation MPNHYRYIIFYKPYGVLSQFTKDAPTHSTLKEYINVADVYPVGRLDWDSEGLLLLTNDGQLQHRLAHPRFGHKRTYWVQVERIPDADAIKRLQTGVEIQDYRTQPAEVKLLPQEPQLPERNPPIRFRKNVPTAWLEMTLTEGKNRQVRRMTAAVGFPTLRLVRISIAHLQLDNLQLGQWRDLTTSELQFI, from the coding sequence ATGCCCAATCATTATCGATATATTATTTTTTACAAACCCTATGGCGTTCTCAGCCAGTTTACAAAAGATGCTCCCACCCATAGCACCCTGAAAGAGTATATTAATGTAGCTGATGTCTATCCTGTAGGACGCTTAGACTGGGATAGTGAAGGGTTGCTGCTGTTAACAAACGATGGGCAATTGCAACATCGCCTCGCTCATCCGCGTTTTGGTCATAAACGTACTTACTGGGTACAGGTAGAGCGAATTCCAGATGCAGATGCGATAAAAAGATTGCAAACAGGTGTGGAAATTCAAGATTACCGCACTCAACCAGCAGAAGTTAAGCTTTTACCACAAGAGCCACAGCTACCTGAACGCAACCCGCCAATTAGATTTCGCAAAAATGTGCCAACAGCTTGGCTAGAAATGACCTTGACAGAGGGAAAAAACCGCCAAGTACGGCGCATGACTGCGGCTGTAGGGTTTCCGACTTTGCGACTGGTAAGGATCAGCATAGCCCACCTACAATTAGATAACCTACAACTGGGTCAATGGCGCGACCTAACTACATCTGAACTCCAATTTATTTAA
- a CDS encoding helix-turn-helix domain-containing protein, with the protein MTVVQVKRVVEVVQDFPDIGKRIKQARERDERSLSQICREAGISRAYWYQLEAENLRAPATEGIIRKIEAVLNVDLGVKFQE; encoded by the coding sequence ATGACAGTAGTGCAAGTTAAGCGAGTAGTGGAAGTGGTGCAGGACTTCCCAGATATTGGAAAGCGGATAAAACAGGCAAGGGAGAGAGATGAACGGTCTCTCTCACAAATTTGCCGAGAGGCTGGCATTAGTCGCGCCTATTGGTATCAATTAGAGGCTGAAAACTTGAGAGCGCCTGCAACAGAAGGAATCATCCGTAAGATTGAAGCAGTTCTAAATGTTGACTTAGGAGTGAAATTTCAAGAATAG